A single genomic interval of Sphingobacteriales bacterium harbors:
- a CDS encoding N-acetyltransferase: MVATQNNKIVGHILLTKILIKDSNGNLFESLGLAPMAVSPECQKSGIGGQLVKKGLELAKRLKFKSVVVLGHEHYYPKFGFEPANKWNIKAPFDVPSNFFMAIELEKDGLKNVAGTVIYPKEFEMV, from the coding sequence ATTGTTGCAACCCAAAACAATAAAATTGTAGGGCATATCTTATTGACCAAAATATTGATAAAAGACAGCAACGGAAACCTATTTGAGAGTTTAGGACTTGCCCCAATGGCGGTAAGCCCTGAGTGCCAAAAAAGTGGAATTGGCGGGCAACTTGTAAAAAAAGGGCTTGAACTGGCAAAGCGCTTAAAATTTAAGTCGGTAGTGGTGTTGGGGCACGAACATTATTATCCAAAATTTGGATTTGAACCCGCCAACAAATGGAATATTAAAGCGCCGTTCGATGTGCCGTCAAACTTTTTTATGGCCATTGAATTAGAAAAAGACGGGCTTAAAAATGTAGCAGGAACGGTAATTTACCCAAAAGAATTTGAAATGGTGTAA